From one Triticum aestivum cultivar Chinese Spring chromosome 4B, IWGSC CS RefSeq v2.1, whole genome shotgun sequence genomic stretch:
- the LOC123090633 gene encoding endo-1,4-beta-xylanase 1 codes for MAIADDNIILNPEFDGGLDGWSGSGCKIELHDSLDDGKVLPATGKYFVAATGRTDTWNGVMQDVTARLQRKTAYEVAATVRLSGANVSPCEVRATLAVQTADSRQQYIAVGKLQASDKDWAQLQGKFLLNSTVAKATIYVEGPKAGVDLLLDCLVVKHAQKAPPCSPPDFQNLEYGANIIQNSNLDDGLNCWFPLGPCALAVRDGSPRVLPPMAQESLALDDEPLNGKHIHVTGRTQTWMGPAQIITDKLTLHATYQVSAWVRVAGQMSGPQNINIAVAVDSQWLNGGQVLARDERWYEIGGSFRVEAKPASRVMVYVQGPDAGLDLMVAGFQVFPVDRKARVKHLRKITDKVRKRDVVVKLTGADGAVVQSAECVEVRVRQVSNSFPLGACIMRTNMDNEDFVDFFTKNFNWAVFGNELKWYWTEPQRGQVNYADADDLLKLCSDNGMCVRGHCIFWEVDNMVQQWVKTLSTDDLSAAVKSRIDGLLTRYKGKFRHYDVNNEMLHGSFYQDKLGKDIRATMFKTANELDPDALLFVNDYNVEGMCDIRATPEAYIEQIIGLQEQGAPVSGVGLQGHVSNPVGPVIRNVLDRLAVLGLPLWFTELDVSAANEYVRADDLEVMLREAYAHPAVEGVMLWGFWELFMSRDSAHLVNAEGDINEAGRRLLQLKKEWLTHAHGHADENGEFKFRGHHGAYHVDVVTATGCKITQEFAVDKDDSPMVLNINV; via the exons ATGGCGATCGCGGACGACAACATCATCCTCAACCCGGAGTTCGACGGCGGGCTGGACGGCTGGTCCGGCAGCGGGTGCAAGATCGAGCTCCACGACTCGCTCGACGACGGCAAGGTGCTCCCGGCGACCGGCAAGTACTTCGTGGCCGCCACGGGGAGGACGGACACGTGGAACGGCGTCATGCAGGACGTCACGGCGCGGCTGCAGCGCAAGACCGCCTACGAGGTCGCCGCCACCGTGCGCCTCTCCGGGGCCAACGTCTCGCCGTGCGAGGTCCGCGCCACGCTCGCCGTGCAGACCGCCGACAGCAGGCAGCAGTACATCGCCGTCGGCAA GTTGCAGGCGTCGGACAAGGACTGGGCGCAGCTGCAGGGCAAGTTCCTGCTCAACAGCACCGTCGCCAAGGCCACCATCTACGTCGAAGGGCCAAAGGCCGGCGTCGACCTGCTCCTCGACTGCCTGGTGGTCAAGCACGCCCAGAAGGCGCCGCCGTGCTCGCCGCCGGACTTCCAG AATCTTGAGTACGGTGCCAACATCATCCAGAACAGCAACCTGGACGACGGCCTCAACTGTTGGTTCCCGCTCGGGCCGTGCGCGCTCGCCGTCCGTGACGGCTCGCCGCGCGTGCTCCCTCCCATGGCGCAGGAGTCCCTGGCATTGGACGACGAGCCGCTCAATGGCAAGCACATCCACGTCACCGGCCGCACGCAGACATGGATGGGCCCCGCCCAGATCATCACCGACAAGCTGACCCTCCACGCCACGTACCAGGTCTCGGCCTGGGTCCGCGTCGCTGGCCAGATGAGCGGCCCGCAGAACATCAacatcgccgtcgccgtcgacaGCCAGTGGCTCAACGGCGGCCAGGTCTTGGCCCGCGACGAGCGGTGGTACGAGATCGGCGGTTCGTTCCGCGTCGAGGCCAAGCCGGCGTCGCGCGTCATGGTGTACGTCCAGGGCCCTGATGCCGGCCTGGACCTCATGGTCGCCGGCTTCCAGGTTTTCCCCGTCGACCGAAAGGCCCGGGTCAAGCACCTCAGGAAGATCACCGACAAGGTGCGCAAGCGTGATGTGGTCGTGAAGCTGACGGGGGCTGACGGCGCCGTGGTGCAGTCGGCGGAGTGCGTGGAGGTGCGCGTGCGCCAGGTGTCCAACAGCTTCCCGCTGGGCGCGTGCATCATGCGCACCAACATGGACAACGAGGACTTTGTGGATTTCTTCACCAAGAACTTCAACTGGGCCGTGTTCGGGAACGAGCTCAAGTGGTACTGGACGGAGCCGCAGAGGGGGCAGGTCAACTACGCCGACGCCGACGACCTCCTCAAGCTCTGCTCCGACAACGGCATGTGCGTGCGCGGCCACTGCATCTTCTGGGAGGTGGACAACATGGTGCAGCAGTGGGTCAAGACGCTCTCCACCGACGACCTCTCCGCCGCCGTCAAGAGCAGGATCGACGGCCTGCTGACCCGCTACAAGGGCAAGTTCCGGCACTACGACGTCAACAACGAGATGCTGCACGGCTCCTTCTACCAGGACAAGCTCGGCAAGGACATCCGCGCCACCATGTTCAAGACGGCCAACGAGCTCGACCCGGACGCGCTGCTCTTCGTCAACGACTACAACGTGGAGGGCATGTGCGACATCCGCGCCACGCCCGAGGCGTACATCGAGCAGATCATCGGGCTGCAGGAGCAGGGCGCGCCGGTGAGCGGCGTCGGGCTCCAGGGGCACGTGAGCAACCCCGTGGGGCCGGTGATCCGCAATGTGCTGGACCGGCTCGCCGTGCTCGGCCTGCCGCTCTGGTTCACGGAGCTGGACGTGTCGGCAGCGAATGAGTACGTGCGCGCCGACGACCTGGAGGTGATGCTGCGGGAGGCGTACGCGCACCCGGCGGTGGAGGGCGTCATGCTCTGGGGGTTCTGGGAGCTCTTCATGAGCCGCGACTCGGCACACCTCGTCAACGCCGAGGGGGACATCAACGAGGCCGGACGCCGGCTGCTGCAGCTGAAGAAGGAGTGGCTCACGCACGCACATGGTCACGCCGACGAGAACGGAGAGTTCAAGTTCCGTGGGCATCACGGCGCGTACCACGTCGACGTGGTCACGGCCACCGGCTGCAAGATCACGCAGGAGTTCGCCGTCGACAAGGACGACTCACCCATGGTGCTCAACATCAATGTGTGA